A single genomic interval of Macadamia integrifolia cultivar HAES 741 chromosome 6, SCU_Mint_v3, whole genome shotgun sequence harbors:
- the LOC122081675 gene encoding ATP-dependent DNA helicase PIF1-like, with protein sequence MKFVFSVVRIYYRPTTFTPTCLRSFCSSGSKSSSFKGKSRKTTWSPSPSPTPNPSPAHKAAKELNCSPAPAVTSFPLTEQQSQALNIVSAGESVFITGSAGTGKTILLKHVIEILTQIHGSKHVFVTASTGVAACALSGMTLHSFAGIGLGTADRETLLLTAASKKDTYRRWRRAKALVIDEVSMVDADLFDNLEYIARGIRANHKNRVWGGIQLIVCGDFFQLPPVSLTTNGSSKSNKEFAFEAECWNASFDQHIELTQIFRQSDTQLINLLHGIRRGFNDRKHLQLLNTRLVESEPDPFVIRLFPMKQDLKRVNDERLRSLGQEIYTYTALDVGRQPWKSQLNLGVALDKLELCLGARVMLLKNFDPSCGLVNGATGKIRGFKKYQVTDISDSGLLPIVEFDSGQEMVISPDRWDVTQGKTVFATRRQLPLIPAWALSIHKCQGMTLDSLHTDLSRAFGCGMVYVALSRVRSLDGLHLSGFDSSKIKAHPKVLEFYQNLFGCQS encoded by the coding sequence ATGAAGTTCGTCTTCTCTGTTGTCCGCATCTATTACAGACCGACGACATTCACACCAACATGTCTGCGGAGCTTCTGCAGCAGCGGAAGCAAATCCTCTTCCTTCAAAGGCAAGAGCCGCAAGACCACTTGGAGTCCAAGTCCAAGTCCAACTCCAAATCCAAGTCCAGCACACAAAGCAGCCAAAGAGCTCAATTGTAGTCCGGCGCCGGCGGTGACATCCTTTCCATTGACGGAGCAGCAGTCACAAGCGTTGAACATCGTCTCCGCAGGCGAGTCCGTGTTCATTACGGGTTCTGCCGGAACTGGGAAGACCATCTTGCTCAAGCACGTCATCGAGATCCTCACGCAAATCCACGGTTCTAAACACGTCTTCGTCACTGCATCGACTGGTGTAGCTGCCTGTGCCCTCAGCGGCATGACCCTCCACTCCTTTGCCGGCATAGGTCTCGGCACCGCCGACCGTGAAACCTTGCTTCTTACTGCAGCATCTAAGAAGGATACCTACCGGAGATGGAGAAGGGCCAAGGCATTGGTCATCGACGAGGTAAGCATGGTCGATGCCGATTTGTTTGACAATCTTGAGTACATAGCCAGGGGGATACGGGCCAATCACAAGAATCGAGTGTGGGGAGGGATACAGCTTATTGTCTGTGGTGATTTCTTTCAATTACCTCCTGTTTCTCTTACTACTAATGGTTCTTCTAAGTCTAATAAGGAATTTGCGTTTGAAGCTGAATGCTGGAATGCGAGCTTTGACCAACATATTGAACTCACTCAAATCTTTAGGCAGTCTGATACTCAACTGATCAATTTACTTCACGGAATAAGGAGAGGGTTTAATGATAGAAAACACTTGCAACTTCTGAACACTAGACTCGTAGAAAGTGAACCTGATCCCTTTGTTATTCGGCTCTTTCCGATGAAACAGGATTTAAAGAGGGTGAATGATGAGAGGTTGAGAAGCTTGGGCCAAGAAATTTACACTTACACGGCATTAGATGTAGGGCGGCAACCTTGGAAGAGCCAACTGAATCTGGGGGTTGCTCTTGATAAGTTGGAGCTTTGTTTGGGTGCCAGAGTAATGCTGCTGAAAAACTTCGATCCCAGTTGTGGACTGGTTAATGGTGCCACCGGTAAAATCAGGGGTTTTAAAAAGTATCAGGTCACGGACATATCGGACAGTGGGTTGCTACCTATAGTAGAGTTTGATTCAGGGCAAGAGATGGTGATTTCTCCAGACAGATGGGATGTGACACAGGGAAAAACTGTGTTTGCCACACGCAGGCAACTGCCACTTATACCTGCATGGGCTCTTAGCATTCACAAGTGCCAAGGCATGACTCTCGACAGTCTTCACACTGATCTCTCTAGGGCATTTGGTTGTGGGATGGTTTATGTTGCACTTTCTCGAGTGAGGAGCTTGGATGGTCTCCATTTATCAGGTTTTGATTCCTCAAAGATCAAGGCACATCCAAAGGTCCTGGAGTTCTATCAGAACCTTTTTGGTTGTCAATCTTGA